TTCCTCGAGAAACCCATCACGCTGCAGAAGCTCCTGAAGGCCGTGGAGCAGGGCCTCGCGCGCGAGAACGCCAGGCGTGCGGCGGCCGGCGTGGTGCCCCCGGCCCCGGGCATCAACCCCTCGGCCGCCATCACCACCACCGGCGACAGCCTGCTGCTGGCGTCGCTCGCCTCTGTGCCGGTGCCCGACGCCGGACCACAGTCGACCCAGAGCTTCGACCTCGACCGCCCGCTGCGCGACGCGCGCGACGGTTTCGAGAAGGCCTACTTCGAATTCCACCTGGCCATGGAGAACGGCTCGATGACCCGCGTGGCCGAGAAGACCGGACTGGAGCGCACCCACCTCTATCGCAAGCTCAAACAACTTGGCGTCGATCTTTCGAGAGGCCGCAGAAGCGCTGTATAATTTAAGGCTGCACACCAAGGCCCGGTAGCTCAGTTGGTAGAGCAGCGGATTGAAAATCCGCGTGTCGGTGGTTCGATTCCGCCCCAGGCCACCAAATTCCTGCGTTCCTTAAAGGCGCAACCCCAAAAAGCCCCAAGCAAATCAACAGCTTAGGGCTTTTTTGTGTCCGCCTTCATCCGCCTTGGTTCATCGACATCCACCGGATTCGGCAGCAACTCCCAAATTCGTAAGTTGTCGATAAAGTTACTGCATCGGCGTCGTGCCGGCGCTTTTCGGCTGCGTGATCTCTCAGCTCGGCATTGCGCACGCAAGCTCCTAACGCTTGTGCAGGTACAAGCTCGCGCGGACGAGCTTGAGAATTGGCCGATCGCGTCCGCTATGGTGGGCGCCCGGAACACAAGAAGAATCCTGGCGACTTTGGACTCACGCCGCTGGCCGATCCTGGGCAAGGTAAATCGTTGTGTGATGCCGCCAAGATTTCTGAGCGTGATGAAAGCAACAAAGCTACTGCAGGCCGGATTGCGCACTGGCCTCCTGAGCGACCGCATGATCATCGGAGTGGCCGAAAAATGTCTGATCGGTCACGGACGACGGCCTTGCAATGGAGGCGCAGCCCGAGAATCCCGAATCGGCGACTTACCATGGCTGATGCCTGAGACTGATCCGCTCCACTGGAAGTGATCATCGATGGAAGCGCCCTAATGGCTGACCTGCGGATCGGTGCGAAGTGGATGGCTGCGACGTCAGGGGAGCAGGAAGTCAAGCCACGGCGGCTCTGATCGACATGTACGTCGACGATGTCTGCTTGACTCGGAACCAAGACATCTGGGCAGAGACTGTGCGCGATAGCGTCTTCGTGTCTACGTATCCATTGGCGATGTGGTTTGCGAGTTCGTATACGACGAAGCAGCGAAGTCGCACCTGGTGGCACTGTGCCTACAGCCAGGCGACTCGGTGTCGCGCTTGGAGCGCGAGAAGCGTGGACGCAAGCCGCTGGCCCCCGCGCTGCCGCGCGAGATCGTGCGGCACGAGTTGCCCGAGGCCGAGCGGGTGTGCGCGCATGACGGGCACGCGCTGGTGGAGATCGGCGCCGAGATCAGCGAGCAGATGGATGACAGCCCAGAGCAGGTTCGCGTGCTCCAGCGCCACCCCATCAAATACGCCTGTCCCTCCTGCCGCTACCTTGTCGCGTTGTTCAAGAAGTTGCCACTGGCGCAGACGGTCGACGACTACGAGGCGCTGTGCCTGAAGCATCAAGCTCGGCGGCGCGTAAGCCGCCCTGTGCGGATCGGTTCCGGCAGCACGCGCAAGGGCGTGATTGATTGACGGCGGCCTTCACCTTGACCAGGTCGATCGGCTTGTCGCTCTCCTGCCCAGCACGCTTCATTATCCGCTCGCCATCCATCTCGGTGCCCTTGAACGGCCAGAGTGCGCTGAAGATGACTACCTGACCGTCCGTGCATCTGATCGGCCCGTGGGAGCAGTCATCTTAATTTTACCGTGTCATAAATGACATAATTCGATCTTCTCAACTTCGCGCCGGAGGATCGATGAATGGAGCCGAGCGCTTTGATCGCTACCTTGAACACCTGAGCGAAGGAAACTACTGCTACGCCAAGTGAGCAGTTCGCCGATGCCAATGATCGCTGTCTTCCCAATAAACAACACCAGCCGTCAGATCGTCAATGCACTGCAATTGGGTGAAATCTACCGCTTTGTAGTTAGCGGTCTTTTGGCGCCCCTATAAAGTCGATTTCAGGAGCCATCATCACGGGGCAACGTTTCCCTGAGGAGGGTTGATTTGGAAAATGCTGCTGCAGGAAAATCATTTGCGACCTGCTTTCATTTCGAATGAGCCTGCTATCAAAGGCCCAGTTCGCTGGTAAAGGAATTTGGTCGAGTGGAGAGCCTATTTGCGCGCATTGCATCATCGATGCCATCATGCTTAGGTTCGGTTTGGTAAAATCAATCAAGTCTTTCGGGTATGTGGACTTGATGTCAACAAGGCCTTCCGTGAAATTCGAAGGCGTATCAGATGAATGTTGATGGTATCAAGGTCGCCGCATTGTTGTGCGGATCTTCCTCGCGGGGCGAACTGTGGAAGAGATTTCTCTGCGCCCAGCGGACTCGGGTTATGGCCGAAGTTGGGGTTTGGAAAGGCGACTTCGCAGCAGATGTATTGAATGCCGCATCGCACGTCGAGATTTACTACATGATTGATCCTTGGGCAAATCTGCCGGATTGGAATAAACCCTTCAATGTCAGGCCTGAGGCTTTCGATGGAATCTACCGAGAGATGGATGCGAAGACGGCCTTTGCGGCCGATAAGCGAAGAATTTTGAGAGGGCGCACTAAGGAAGTCGTTGGCGAGATACCGGATGAGTCGCTCGATTTTGCATATATCGACGGGGACCACACACTTCGGGGGATTACGATCGACCTGATCAAGATGTGGCCCAAAATAAGACCCGGGGGCTTTATCGGTGGCGACGATTTCACTACCACACCCTGGCAGCATGATGTGAAGTTTGAGCCGACCATGGTTTGTCCGTTCAGTGTCTTCTTCGCCGAGGCGATGAACATACCGATCACGGCGTTGGAGCACGGACAATTTCTCATTCAGAAGGATGAAGGTGCTGGCTTCTCTTTTAGTGATCCGACAGGGCTCTATGGCGACTTGGCACTGAATAAGTTCCCGCCTTCGGTTGGTATGAAAAGTCTGTAAGTAGGATAATTCGGTGAATATTAGCGATTGGTCTGATCAAGACAAGAAGAATGTTGGCAGTTACTTGCAGTGGAATAGCTATCGCTCCGAGCGCCATAGACTCCTATATGTTGCAACGCCCAAAGTGGCGTGCACCACACTCAAGTGGTGGTTTGCGGCCTTGGAGGGTTATGCTGAAGAATTAAGAAAGATTACCGATAGCAGTGAGACCGACCGCGATCTCATCGTTCATGATTCCCATAAAGTTGCACCAAACGTAACAGGCTTGGGGTTGCCCGATCTTCGCGAAGCAATTGAATCAGAGTCATTTTTCCAGTTTGCCTTAGTACGAAACCCCTACAAACGAATATTCTCCGCGTGGCAGTCCAAACTCTTGCTACGCGAGCCGTTGCAGGCAAGGCCATACGTCGGGACTGATTTTTATCACCACCCGATTACGATTGCGGCAGACATTGCGAAGGCATTTGAAGGGTTCTTGGAGCATCTTGCTGAAAATGAGGCTCCGTCCTATTGGGACCATCACTGGAGGCCGCAGGCTGATCTGCTACGCCCCGACCTGATTAGCTACTCGTGCCTAGCAAAAATTGAGGAAAGTGAAAGGCTCGCTGAGAGTCTTCGTGAATGGTTGGGTACTTATATCCCCAGTCCATTTCAAGGTCGTCGCTCTAACGAAAGTTTGATTCCCTATGCACCAGAGTTAATCACGCAACGTAGCGCCGAATTAATTTACTCACTGTACTCCCGCGACTTTGACGTGTTCGGTTACGAAAAACAGATTCCCTCGGGCAAAGAAGAATTTTCGACGGAGCAACTCGATGTCGCTATCAAGGCAGTCAAGATCATTCGTGCGCGGCATCAGCGCCTCGGCGAACGCAATGGGCAAATCGGAGGACTCAACCAAGCGCTAACTGAGCGTGATGGACAAATTGCGGGGCTCAACCATGGGCTGACTGAGCGAGACGGGCAGATTGCTGGACTCACCCAGGCGCTAGCTGAGCGAGACGGAAAGATTGCTGGACTCAACCAGGCGATGGCTGAGCGAGACGGAAAGATTGCTGGACTCAACCAGGCGATGGCTGAGCGCGATGGACAAATTGCTCGGCTCAACCATGGGCTGGCTGAGCGAAACGACCAGATTACTGGACTCAACCAGGCGATGGCTGAGCGTGATGGACAAATTGCGGGGCTCAATCATGGGCTGACCGAGCGAGACGGGCGGATTGCTGGATTCAACCATGCGCTGGCTGAGCGTGATGGACAAATTGCCGGGCTCAAACATGCACTTGCAGAGCGGCACGGACAGATTGCGCGACTCAACCATGTGCTAGCTGAGCGTGATGCACAAATTGTCGGGCTCAAACATGCACTTGCAGAGCGTAACGCACAGATTTCCGGGCTCAACCATGCGCTGACCGAGCGTGATGGACAGATTTCCGGACTCAACCATGCGCTAGCTGAGCGTGACGGACAGATCAACTTTCAAAATGAAAAGATTCGCGGGCTCTTGCAGTCGCACTCGTGGAAGCTTACCAAGCCATTGAGGCTCATTTCTAGCCAGGTAAGGGTTGGCATTAGGCCACTGCGGGCGGCTTTTGATCGTATTTCTGTGCGGACTCCGCTGATGCGACAAGCCAAGATTCGCCGTATCCGCCTTAACCCGCTGTTCGACCCGGACTTCTATGCTGAGAGAAATCCTGACGTTGTTGCTGCTGGGGTCGACCTCGCAAAACATTATGGTCTTTCAGGATGGAAAGAACGCAGAGATCCCTCAGCAAAGTTTAGCACCCGCCATTATTTGGAAATCCACCCTGATGTCGCCGCAGCTGGCATCAATCCGTTGTTGCATTATATTGAGCACGGAAAGGCGGAGGGGCGTCTGACCCACGGTGTGGAGGATAATTCCTGGGTGCAACTTGAGCATGATGACACTCTTGCCGCTGGGGATGTTGCAATAGGTGATCAGCCCCAAGGTGATTTACGCGAGCAGGTTATTGCCGATACGGAGGTGGTGCTGCTTGCCAGTGAGCTAACTCCCGGCGCAGGGGGCGTTGCACTAGATGATCTGCCCCAAGGTGACTTACGCGAGCAGATTATTGCCGATAGGGAGGTGGTGTTGCTTGCTAGTGAGCCAACTCCTGATCAAGAACGCATCGACGCA
This genomic window from Variovorax paradoxus contains:
- a CDS encoding response regulator; amino-acid sequence: MANILVVDDELGIRDLLFEILNDEGHNVELAENAAEARAARQRARPDLVLLDIWMPDTDGVTLLKEWSTAGLLSMPVIMMSGHATIDTAVDATRIGAFAFLEKPITLQKLLKAVEQGLARENARRAAAGVVPPAPGINPSAAITTTGDSLLLASLASVPVPDAGPQSTQSFDLDRPLRDARDGFEKAYFEFHLAMENGSMTRVAEKTGLERTHLYRKLKQLGVDLSRGRRSAV
- a CDS encoding class I SAM-dependent methyltransferase; protein product: MNVDGIKVAALLCGSSSRGELWKRFLCAQRTRVMAEVGVWKGDFAADVLNAASHVEIYYMIDPWANLPDWNKPFNVRPEAFDGIYREMDAKTAFAADKRRILRGRTKEVVGEIPDESLDFAYIDGDHTLRGITIDLIKMWPKIRPGGFIGGDDFTTTPWQHDVKFEPTMVCPFSVFFAEAMNIPITALEHGQFLIQKDEGAGFSFSDPTGLYGDLALNKFPPSVGMKSL